The following coding sequences are from one Nicotiana tomentosiformis chromosome 3, ASM39032v3, whole genome shotgun sequence window:
- the LOC104096838 gene encoding protein SAR DEFICIENT 1-like: protein MAAKRFFDDSDTDPNQPNYKRMRTTPSFASVIKEVVMVKFLDNVSSALEPMLRRVVNEEVESGLKRYSCRTITRSPSLRIKALEPSNLRLTFSKKLSAPIFTGSKIVAGDGHNLQILLVDTSGEGMVPTALPYPIKLEIVVLDGDFLSKQNDQTSWTHEEFNKSIVKERTGRRPLIAGELNFTMRDGVVSVGEIEFTDNSSWIRSGRFRLGAKLVQIGTSETTVRITEAITESFRVKDHRGELYKKHYPPALGDEVWRLEKIGKDGTFHKKLSSNRINTVQDFLKLATVDTPKLRTILGSGMSDKIWDATYKHANTCEKGSKLYMASGANYTLFLSPICQVVRAIVDGQICANRDLTGIQRGYIQNLVKEAYANWSSLEEVDGRVNEPALLTQGETVVDQYPNVLYQQPTMLRSYQLNATLPDASEQLVEYNNDWIVSSSYIWPPADNGGF from the exons ATGGCTGCTAAACGGTTTTTTGACGATTCCGATACCGACCCAAACCAGCCAAATTACAAACGCATGAGAACTACACCTTCTTTTGCTTC TGTCATTAAAGAAGTGGTGATGGTGAAATTCTTAGATAATGTCTCTTCGGCCTTGGAACCTATGCTCCGTCGAGTG GTTAATGAAGAGGTGGAAAGTGGATTAAAGCGTTACTCATGTCGTACCATAACGAGATCTCCTTCACTAAGAATCAAAGCTTTAGAACCATCAAATCTTCGCCTCACTTTCAGCAAAAAACTCTCTGCACCAATTTTCACCGGCAGCAAAATTGTCGCTGGCGACGGCCACAATCTCCAAATTCTTCTGGTGGATACAAGCGGCGAAGGCATGGTTCCGACGGCTCTACCTTATCCTATCAAACTGGAAATCGTCGTACTAGACGGAGATTTCCTTTCAAAACAAAATGATCAAACAAGCTGGACTCATGAGGAATTTAACAAAAGCATCGTTAAGGAGAGAACTGGAAGGAGGCCATTGATTGCTGGTGAACTCAATTTCACCATGCGTGACGGCGTCGTTTCTGTTGGAGAAATTGAATTTACTGATAATTCGAGCTGGATTCGGAGCGGGAGATTTAGGCTTGGTGCAAAATTGGTTCAAATTGGAACAAGTGAAACTACTGTTCGGATTACAGAAGCCATTACTGAATCTTTTAGGGTTAAAGATCACCGCGGAGAAT TGTACAAGAAACATTACCCACCAGCACTAGGAGATGAAGTGTGGCGGCTTGAGAAGATTGGAAAAGATGGAACTTTTCATAAGAAGCTGTCTTCAAATAGAATCAACACTGTACAGGATTTCTTGAAGTTGGCCACTGTTGACACACCGAAGCTTAGAACT ATACTAGGAAGTGGAATGTCTGACAAAATTTGGGATGCGACATACAAACATGCAAATACTTGTGAGAAGGGATCTAAGTTATATATGGCCAGTGGAGCAAACTACACTCTCTTTCTTAGTCCAATATGTCAAGTTGTTAGGGCAATCGTTGATGGGCAGATTTGTGCAAATCGTGACCTAACTGGAATTCAAAGG GGATATATTCAGAATTTGGTGAAGGAGGCTTACGCCAATTGGAGTTCCTTAGAAGAAGTTGATGGTAGGGTGAATGAGCCAGCACTGCTAACTCAAG GAGAAACAGTGGTAGATCAATATCCGAATGTTCTTTATCAGCAGCCGACAATGCTGCGATCGTATCAACTGAACGCAACTTTGCCAGATGCATCAGAACAATTAGTTGAATACAACAATGATTGGATTGTTAGTTCTAGCTACATTTGGCCCCCTGCTGATAATGGTGGTTTCTGA